A genomic window from Bdellovibrio sp. SKB1291214 includes:
- a CDS encoding TPM domain-containing protein — protein MAWINKYLSEKEITEISTVVQDVEEHTDGEIVPVIVKSSSSVGHVPMTLTLLLLLILVIAELPFADLLWVTPWVYIWPFLVLGIYYASFGLAKLPFIQKIFVPERDEVDQVHQRAQLEFFLNKIHRTNHGTGILIFVSVMERKAVILADEGINGKLPPETWNKVLSQLGEHLNKGQWAAGLTEAIKSCGKHLGEHFPHTDGGHNQLKNHLVIR, from the coding sequence ATGGCATGGATTAATAAATATCTTTCTGAAAAAGAAATCACTGAGATCTCAACGGTCGTGCAGGACGTTGAAGAGCATACTGACGGTGAAATCGTTCCCGTGATCGTAAAAAGTTCTTCGTCCGTTGGTCACGTTCCGATGACATTGACATTGCTCCTGCTTTTGATTTTGGTTATTGCAGAGCTGCCATTTGCGGATTTGCTATGGGTCACACCCTGGGTTTATATTTGGCCCTTCCTAGTACTGGGAATTTACTATGCGTCATTTGGCTTGGCAAAACTGCCTTTTATTCAAAAGATTTTTGTTCCAGAGCGCGACGAGGTTGATCAGGTTCACCAACGGGCCCAACTGGAGTTTTTCCTGAATAAAATCCATCGCACGAATCATGGCACTGGGATTTTGATATTCGTTTCGGTGATGGAGCGCAAAGCCGTTATTTTAGCAGACGAAGGCATCAATGGTAAGCTTCCACCGGAAACGTGGAATAAAGTCTTAAGTCAGCTGGGTGAGCATTTGAATAAGGGTCAATGGGCTGCGGGGCTCACAGAGGCGATCAAGTCCTGTGGTAAGCATTTGGGGGAGCATTTCCCGCATACCGACGGTGGACACAATCAGCTAAAAAATCACCTGGTGATTCGTTAA